A part of Acidisarcina sp. genomic DNA contains:
- a CDS encoding class I mannose-6-phosphate isomerase, giving the protein MPPEYQSSYDKHPFIPIGPAEDCATGWDQVADAIAAHTNTGILCVECYPGVSLDEIEQALQSHLRPRAIIRASDSYKSAAQLDAILHPVLGDDRVFGRMNSIEISDYFDPELLAQQQRAIRQIEGLVVVLGTGASLIATEPYTLVYADLARWEIQLRWRAGGLANLGLENYSDTIGNKYKCGYFVEWRAADRLKQSLLHRIDFLLDTNVANSPKLIAGDVFRRALHIAARRPFRVVPYFDPGPWGGHWMERVCDLPQDAPNHAWCFDCVPEENSLLLGFGQLRVEIPAIDVVFAEARPLLGEHVYRRFGAEFPIRFDFLDTMGGGNLSLQVHPLTEYIRDHFGMAYTQDESYYVLDADKDACVYLGLKEDADPDLFLSELRAAQNGQSSFSADSFVNAWPARKHDHFLIPAGTIHCSGKDVMVLEISATPYIFTFKLWDWNRTGLDGLPRPIHIDRGAANIQWNRRTNWVRENLIDRVTPLSSGPGWREESTGLHEREFIETRRHWFSQTVLHHTEDSVNVLNLVDGAEAIVESPTGAFSPFIVHYAETFIVPASVGAYTIRPCGKSEGQECVTIKASVRQYS; this is encoded by the coding sequence TTGCCGCCTGAATATCAGTCTTCCTACGACAAACATCCTTTTATTCCAATCGGCCCTGCGGAGGATTGCGCGACCGGCTGGGATCAAGTCGCAGACGCAATCGCGGCCCATACCAATACCGGCATACTTTGTGTTGAGTGTTATCCAGGCGTGTCGCTCGATGAGATCGAACAGGCTTTGCAATCGCATCTTCGACCCAGGGCCATCATCCGGGCGAGTGACAGCTATAAGTCCGCTGCTCAACTCGATGCGATCCTGCATCCGGTCCTCGGAGATGATCGAGTTTTTGGCCGGATGAACAGCATCGAAATATCGGATTACTTCGATCCCGAATTGCTTGCTCAACAACAACGCGCCATTCGCCAGATAGAAGGCCTCGTCGTTGTCCTGGGCACCGGCGCATCGCTGATCGCTACAGAGCCTTATACGTTGGTGTATGCGGACCTCGCTCGATGGGAGATTCAACTGCGCTGGCGTGCAGGCGGCCTCGCAAATCTCGGCCTTGAAAACTATTCAGACACCATCGGCAACAAGTACAAATGTGGCTATTTCGTGGAGTGGCGTGCTGCCGATCGACTCAAGCAATCGCTGCTCCATCGCATCGACTTCCTGCTTGACACCAACGTTGCCAACTCCCCAAAACTGATTGCGGGAGATGTCTTCCGCCGAGCCCTTCACATCGCCGCCCGCAGGCCGTTCCGGGTTGTCCCATATTTCGATCCCGGCCCATGGGGCGGCCATTGGATGGAAAGAGTCTGCGATCTGCCTCAGGATGCGCCCAACCATGCCTGGTGCTTCGACTGTGTTCCAGAGGAGAACAGCCTGCTCCTTGGCTTCGGCCAACTTCGGGTTGAAATTCCAGCGATTGACGTGGTCTTCGCAGAGGCCCGGCCACTGTTGGGTGAACATGTTTATCGCCGTTTTGGCGCCGAATTCCCTATACGATTCGATTTTCTCGACACCATGGGCGGAGGCAACTTGTCCCTGCAGGTTCACCCTCTGACGGAATACATACGAGACCATTTCGGCATGGCCTACACACAGGACGAAAGCTACTATGTTCTGGATGCAGACAAAGACGCTTGCGTCTATCTTGGCCTCAAAGAAGACGCCGACCCGGACTTGTTCCTGAGTGAGTTACGCGCCGCACAGAATGGCCAATCGTCGTTTTCCGCTGACTCATTCGTGAATGCATGGCCTGCACGCAAGCATGACCATTTTCTTATTCCCGCCGGCACCATTCATTGCTCCGGAAAAGATGTAATGGTTCTGGAGATCAGCGCAACACCGTATATCTTCACCTTCAAGCTTTGGGATTGGAACCGAACTGGTCTGGATGGACTTCCGCGTCCGATACATATCGATCGTGGAGCAGCTAACATCCAATGGAATCGCCGCACAAACTGGGTCAGAGAAAACTTGATTGACCGTGTTACGCCGTTATCCTCGGGCCCAGGATGGCGAGAAGAGTCGACTGGTCTGCACGAACGTGAGTTCATCGAAACCCGACGCCATTGGTTCAGCCAAACCGTATTGCATCACACAGAAGATAGCGTTAACGTACTCAATCTCGTTGACGGAGCAGAGGCAATCGTCGAAAGCCCGACCGGCGCCTTTTCGCCCTTCATCGTCCACTACGCGGAGACATTCATAGTTCCAGCATCGGTCGGCGCTTATACAATTCGCCCCTGCGGAAAATCGGAGGGGCAGGAATGCGTCACTATCAAAGCGTCTGTGCGTCAGTACTCCTGA
- a CDS encoding TOBE domain-containing protein: MAEKQPLLTPREAARMLSVSYPTIKQWILTGKLKTTTTPGGHHRLSMRSLKPFLKHENEKPTAKSRDRYRKVSGRNQLSGKVRDIKVDGLLAKVVLDLGEHQITAIITSDAVREMQLKKGDNAAALIKSTEVMIERV, encoded by the coding sequence ATGGCTGAAAAGCAACCCCTGCTTACTCCTCGAGAAGCTGCTCGCATGCTGAGTGTGAGTTACCCAACCATCAAGCAATGGATTTTGACTGGAAAGCTTAAGACAACAACAACCCCCGGAGGGCATCATCGCCTTTCCATGCGGTCGCTCAAGCCCTTTCTCAAGCATGAAAACGAAAAGCCCACAGCCAAGTCTAGAGACCGCTATCGCAAAGTGAGCGGTCGCAATCAGCTCTCTGGCAAGGTGCGGGACATAAAAGTGGATGGGCTGCTCGCGAAAGTCGTCCTTGATCTCGGAGAACATCAGATTACCGCCATCATCACGTCGGACGCGGTCCGCGAGATGCAACTCAAAAAAGGCGACAATGCGGCTGCGTTGATCAAATCCACCGAGGTCATGATCGAGAGAGTCTAG